The following are from one region of the Siniperca chuatsi isolate FFG_IHB_CAS linkage group LG13, ASM2008510v1, whole genome shotgun sequence genome:
- the erich2 gene encoding glutamate-rich protein 2: MSRLECLGKSSTGSQKQLAVEVTSAHAETHKPNDKVGKKAVTNKARSPPARALPPSVQVSCPETPKSGFPSGEVPNKDEPQDPKESINITPRVEEQAQSTTVPDEELKMKELRKAQPPDSAVTGGTTHARPAVEPPHMHEVNGEEEQTEEEDVEDEDIKAPVELIMEFLRAVMDRDFQLASKLCQMILTYEPDNPEASEFLPLIQKKLLEDPETEQSTEEDDEEDEEEEDGETEDSRSDVESSQSSSCSSSSCSSSSPSDDDEEEEKQVNRHKPCPPSHICP; the protein is encoded by the exons ATGAGCAG GTTAGAGTGTTTGGGGAAATCCTCCACTGGTTCACAGAAACAG CTGGCAGTAGAAGTCACCTCTGCTCATGCTGAGACACACAAACCCAATG ACAAAGTGGGGAAAAAGGCAGTCACTAATAAAGCTAG GAGTCCTCCTGCCCGTGCACTGCCTCCTTCTGTACAG GTTTCTTGCCCGGAGACTCCAAAGTCTGGGTTTCCAAGTGGGGAAGTGCCGAATAAAGACG AACCACAGGACCCAAAGGAATCCATCAACATAACACCAAG GGTTGAAGAACAAGCGCAGTCGACTACAGTGCCCGATGAAGAGCTGAAAATGAAAGAGCTGAGGAAAGCACAGCCCCCAGACTCAGCAGTAACAG GAGGAACGACACATGCTCGCCCAGCAGTTGAGCCTCCTCATATGCATGAGGTGAACGGGGAGGAAGAACAGACTGAGGAAGAGGATGTTGAGGATGAAGACATTAAGGCACCAGTGGAGCTGATAATGGAG TTCCTCAGAGCTGTGATGGACAGAGACTTTCAGCTGGCCAGCAAACTGTGTCAGATGA TTCTCACCTATGAACCAGATAATCCTGAGGCCTCTGAGTTTCTCCCACTGATCCAGAAGAAGCTGTTGGAGG ATccagagacagagcagagcactgaggaagatgatgaagaagatgaggaggaggaggatggagaaaCCGAAGACTCTAGAAGTGATGTGGAGTCATCTCAGAGCTCAAGCTGCTCCTCTTCGTCTTGCTCCTCTTCTTCGCCatcagatgatgatgaagaagaagaaaagcaagtGAACAGACACAAGCCGTGTCCTCCTTCTCACATTTGCCCCTAA